One Hippocampus zosterae strain Florida chromosome 4, ASM2543408v3, whole genome shotgun sequence genomic window carries:
- the LOC127599316 gene encoding neuronal acetylcholine receptor subunit alpha-7-like isoform X2: MDTHHVLLVLLVSACTVQVSIQGPSESRLFEDLLHRYNKLERPVYNESQILNVEVGIILKQIMDVDEKSQVLTTNIWLQMSWHDYKLKWDAAQYEGLDSLRIPGDLLWKPDILLYNSADQNFDPTFNSKIVVSSSGKCLRIPPGIFKSTCRIDTRWFPFDIQKCDLKFGSWTYGGFSLDLSLIEADISEYVPNGEWDLVVVSGKKNDHIYECCTEPYPDVTYTIVMRRRTLFYVLNLLIPCILISILALFVFLLPADSGEKITLGITVLLSLIVFMLLLAEIMPATSDSAPLIVQYFVITMGIVALSVILTVVVLQVHHRDPNAVRMPKWIRVGLLEWCAWFLRMKRPGEDKTQSNPTSMDVKAKMESGHSASPEPGEGELLLTKYPSPTVSSSESQLANILDEVRYIAKHFRDQQQVEAMRGDWKFAAAVIDRLCFVIFLIFIVLCTFGFHMSKPNFNEDVFNVVS, encoded by the exons ATGGACACACATCATGTTTTGCTTGTTCTGCTGGTGAGTGCATGCACTGTCCAAG tttCTATTCAAGGGCCAAGTGAAAGCAGACTGTTTGAAGATCTGTTGCATAGATACAATAAACTGGAGAGACCAGTCTACAATGAATCTCAGATTCTTAACGTTGAAGTCGGCATCATCCTGAAGCAGATCATGGATGTG GATGAGAAGAGCCAGGTGTTGACAACCAACATTTGGCTGCAAATG TCCTGGCATGACTATAAATTAAAATGGGATGCAGCTCAATATGAGGGCTTGGACAGTCTACGAATTCCTGGTGATCTCCTTTGGAAGCCTGATATTCTACTTTATAACAG TGCCGACCAAAACTTTGATCCCACCTTCAATTCCAAAATTGTGGTTAGCTCCTCTGGCAAATGCTTGCGTATCCCTCCAG GGATATTTAAGAGCACCTGCCGAATTGATACCCGCTGGTTCCCCTTTGACATCCAGAAATGTGACCTCAAGTTTGGCTCCTGGACTTATGGGGGCTTCTCTTTAGACTTATCACTGATCGAGGCAGACATCAGTGAATATGTTCCTAATGGAGAGTGGGACCTTGTTG TGGTTTCAGGAAAGAAGAATGACCACATTTATGAGTGCTGTACGGAACCCTATCCTGATGTCACGTACACCATAGTGATGCGCAGACGGACTCTCTTCTATGTACTCAATCTGCTCATCCCTTGTATCCTGATCTCCATTTTGGCCCTTTTCGTCTTCCTGCTGCCTGCTGACTCAGGGGAGAAGATAACGCTGG GAATCACAGTCCTACTCTCCCTTATCGTCTTCATGCTGCTACTTGCAGAAATTATGCCGGCCACTTCAGACTCTGCCCCTCTAATAG TTCAGTACTTTGTCATCACCATGGGCATTGTTGCGCTCTCTGTGATTCTCACGGTTGTGGTCCTACAAGTTCACCATCGTGACCCTAATGCAGTAAGGATGCCAAAGTGG ATCCGTGTGGGCCTCCTTGAATGGTGTGCCTGGTTTCTGCGCATGAAGCGTCCAGGTGAGGACAAAACACAGAGCAATCCGACCAGCATGGATGTCAAAGCCAAAATGGAGAGTGGTCACTCGGCCTCACCAGAGCCTGGTGAGGGAGAGCTTCTTCTCACCAAATATCCAAGCCCCACAGTCAGCAGCAGCGAATCACAGCTCGCCAACATCCTTGATGAAGTGCGCTATATTGCTAAACATTTCCGTGACCAGCAACAGGTGGAGGCCATGCGCGGTGATTGGAAATTTGCTGCTGCTGTGATTGATCGTCTTTGTTTCGTGATTTTCTTGATATTCATTGTCCTCTGCACCTTTGGGTTTCATATGTCAAAACCAAACTTTAATGAGGATGTTTTCAATGTGGTCTCTTGA
- the LOC127599316 gene encoding neuronal acetylcholine receptor subunit alpha-7-like isoform X1 yields the protein MLLKKSHPTRIHILLDHHGHTSCFACSAVSIQGPSESRLFEDLLHRYNKLERPVYNESQILNVEVGIILKQIMDVDEKSQVLTTNIWLQMSWHDYKLKWDAAQYEGLDSLRIPGDLLWKPDILLYNSADQNFDPTFNSKIVVSSSGKCLRIPPGIFKSTCRIDTRWFPFDIQKCDLKFGSWTYGGFSLDLSLIEADISEYVPNGEWDLVVVSGKKNDHIYECCTEPYPDVTYTIVMRRRTLFYVLNLLIPCILISILALFVFLLPADSGEKITLGITVLLSLIVFMLLLAEIMPATSDSAPLIVQYFVITMGIVALSVILTVVVLQVHHRDPNAVRMPKWIRVGLLEWCAWFLRMKRPGEDKTQSNPTSMDVKAKMESGHSASPEPGEGELLLTKYPSPTVSSSESQLANILDEVRYIAKHFRDQQQVEAMRGDWKFAAAVIDRLCFVIFLIFIVLCTFGFHMSKPNFNEDVFNVVS from the exons atgttattaaaaaaaagccaccccACTAGGATCCACATTCTTCTGGACCATCATGGACACACATCATGTTTTGCTTGTTCTGCTG tttCTATTCAAGGGCCAAGTGAAAGCAGACTGTTTGAAGATCTGTTGCATAGATACAATAAACTGGAGAGACCAGTCTACAATGAATCTCAGATTCTTAACGTTGAAGTCGGCATCATCCTGAAGCAGATCATGGATGTG GATGAGAAGAGCCAGGTGTTGACAACCAACATTTGGCTGCAAATG TCCTGGCATGACTATAAATTAAAATGGGATGCAGCTCAATATGAGGGCTTGGACAGTCTACGAATTCCTGGTGATCTCCTTTGGAAGCCTGATATTCTACTTTATAACAG TGCCGACCAAAACTTTGATCCCACCTTCAATTCCAAAATTGTGGTTAGCTCCTCTGGCAAATGCTTGCGTATCCCTCCAG GGATATTTAAGAGCACCTGCCGAATTGATACCCGCTGGTTCCCCTTTGACATCCAGAAATGTGACCTCAAGTTTGGCTCCTGGACTTATGGGGGCTTCTCTTTAGACTTATCACTGATCGAGGCAGACATCAGTGAATATGTTCCTAATGGAGAGTGGGACCTTGTTG TGGTTTCAGGAAAGAAGAATGACCACATTTATGAGTGCTGTACGGAACCCTATCCTGATGTCACGTACACCATAGTGATGCGCAGACGGACTCTCTTCTATGTACTCAATCTGCTCATCCCTTGTATCCTGATCTCCATTTTGGCCCTTTTCGTCTTCCTGCTGCCTGCTGACTCAGGGGAGAAGATAACGCTGG GAATCACAGTCCTACTCTCCCTTATCGTCTTCATGCTGCTACTTGCAGAAATTATGCCGGCCACTTCAGACTCTGCCCCTCTAATAG TTCAGTACTTTGTCATCACCATGGGCATTGTTGCGCTCTCTGTGATTCTCACGGTTGTGGTCCTACAAGTTCACCATCGTGACCCTAATGCAGTAAGGATGCCAAAGTGG ATCCGTGTGGGCCTCCTTGAATGGTGTGCCTGGTTTCTGCGCATGAAGCGTCCAGGTGAGGACAAAACACAGAGCAATCCGACCAGCATGGATGTCAAAGCCAAAATGGAGAGTGGTCACTCGGCCTCACCAGAGCCTGGTGAGGGAGAGCTTCTTCTCACCAAATATCCAAGCCCCACAGTCAGCAGCAGCGAATCACAGCTCGCCAACATCCTTGATGAAGTGCGCTATATTGCTAAACATTTCCGTGACCAGCAACAGGTGGAGGCCATGCGCGGTGATTGGAAATTTGCTGCTGCTGTGATTGATCGTCTTTGTTTCGTGATTTTCTTGATATTCATTGTCCTCTGCACCTTTGGGTTTCATATGTCAAAACCAAACTTTAATGAGGATGTTTTCAATGTGGTCTCTTGA